The following are encoded together in the Primulina tabacum isolate GXHZ01 chromosome 18, ASM2559414v2, whole genome shotgun sequence genome:
- the LOC142532535 gene encoding zinc finger CCCH domain-containing protein 17-like isoform X2 gives MAGPSLAEEEAVKRNTDCVYFLASPLTCKKGSECEYRHSDIARVNPRDCWFWLHSNCLNPKCGFRHPTPTPTGQPTTQSQNVTTSTSHIPNASNKQTVPCVFFQKGLCLKGHWCPFLHTPNSVNNKTSVVPGTASAAEPTTFKKALVGHEKFEHAKKVPHIDTVNSVKISEKAKPAVETEPTPHRNEFSMNRRIAHTSGVNDLLGYSVTSGNPFSGSERPHLPGELGAMNNKDVEEVSREPSPGFDVLVDDERRDSEYYPSEDHYGMPGEHEVGNEYDIDRADFNKIADNDGERFKDPHGYDLNELRKGRRALEQRRASSERVLGGSYFDRKPYARADSINQVEDLDLRHRLNKRKKVNGLRSVISHEHARERHVEERRYPGSNRDEQYVPLHENSLSSHFRGRIRLPGGSSPPSERDAILLGPDRSRLSPARTNFSSQQGRVQDRIKGRVDEDFHNGVKNHRGPHFRRDMVADITDFTGPKSLAELKNQKYPQPSGQHVTNHQSLGKRKHLMLDGNQQASVQQIGNDLSFDGPMPLEEILKRKRGETIETLSIKKSFNSDGITEENNEKEGNGMAKIPLTPDFVSSTFDNKTKAPVESNKDVYKPVSVDKTEDNSSTQQPVSSRIEAEDDINGVGQDGESDYEEVGGESFDMYDGENGDADGEYLDDDDDDFAKKMGVMYS, from the exons GGAAGTGAATGCGAATATCGTCATAGTGACATTGCACGAGTAAATCCAAGGGACTGTTGGTTCTGGTTGCATAGTAATTGCTTAAATCCGAAGTGTGGATTTCGGCATCCG ACACCAACGCCCACTGGCCAACCCACAACTCAATCACAGAATGTTACAACATCAACTTCACACATTCCAAACGCCTCAAACAAACAAACAGTTCCCTGTGTGTTTTTCCAGAAAGGGCTTTGTTTAAAAGGTCATTGGTGTCCCTTTCTCCACACACCAAATTCGGTGAATAACAAAACCTCAGTGGTGCCAGGAACAGCCTCTGCTGCTGAACCCACAACTTTTAAGAAGGCTTTAGTTGGTCATGAAAAGTTTGAGCACGCTAAAAAGGTCCCACACATAGATACAGTTAATTCCGTCAAGATTTCCGAAAAGGCAAAAcctgctgttgaaacagaaccTACTCCCCATAGGAACGAGTTTTCAATGAATAGGAGAATAGCCCACACGTCAGGAGTCAATGATTTACTGGGGTATTCTGTCACCAGTGGAAACCCATTCAGTGGGTCCGAGCGTCCTCACTTACCAGGTGAACTTGGGGCCATGAACAATAAGGATGTAGAAGAGGTTTCAAGGGAGCCCTCTCCTGGATTTGATGTCCTTGTAGATGATGAGCGAAGAGATTCTGAATACTATCCCAGTGAAGATCATTATGGAATGCCAGGGGAACATGAAGTGGGGAATGAATATGACATCGATCGTGCTGATTTCAATAAGATTGCTGATAATGATGGTGAAAGATTTAAGGATCCTCATGGGTATGACTTAAATGAGCTCCGTAAGGGTCGGCGTGCTTTGGAGCAGCGGAGAGCTTCATCTGAGAGGGTGTTAGGGGGCTCTTATTTCGATAGGAAGCCATATGCTAGAGCTGATAGCATTAACCAGGTTGAAGATTTAGATTTAAGACATCGTTTAAATAAGCGTAAGAAGGTAAATGGTTTGAGGTCTGTCATTAGCCATGAACATGCCCGTGAGAGGCACGTGGAAGAGCGAAGATATCCAGGTTCCAATAGAGATGAGCAGTATGTTCCCTTGCATGAGAATTCCCTTAGCAGTCACTTTAGAGGAAGGATTAGGCTTCCTGGTGGATCATCTCCTCCGAGTGAGAGGGATGCAATTCTATTGGGTCCTGATCGCAGTAGGTTATCTCCGGCAAGGACAAATTTCTCTTCTCAGCAGGGAAGGGTCCAAGACAGGATAAAGGGGAGGGTCGACGAAGATTTCCATAATGGTGTGAAGAACCACCGTGGTCCGCACTTCAGAAGAGACATGGTTGCTGATATTACTGATTTTACTGGTCCAAAAAGTCTCGCAGAGTTGAAGAACCAAAAATATCCTCAACCTAGTGGACAGCATGTGACCAATCACCAATCACTTGGTAAACGAAAACATCTGATGCTAGATGGAAATCAACAAGCTAGCGTTCAACAAATTGGCAACGATCTTTCATTTGATGGGCCTATGCCCCTAGAAGAGATTTTAAAGCGGAAGAGAGGTGAAACTATTGAAACATTGAGTATAAAGAAATCATTCAACTCTGATGGTATCACTgaagaaaataatgaaaaagAAGGAAATGGCATGGCCAAAATCCCATTGACTCCAGATTTTGTTTCGTCTACATTTGACAATAAGACAAAAGCTCCTGTTGAGAGTAATAAGGATGTTTACAAGCCTGTATCAGTAGACAAAACAGAAGACAACTCTTCCACCCAGCAGCCTGTTTCGAGCAGGATAGAAGCTGAAGATGATATTAATGGTGTGGGTCAAGATGGGGAATCTGATTATGAGGAAGTGGGTGGGGAGAGCTTTGACATGTATGATGGTGAGAATGGAGATGCTGACGGGGAATACTTGGACGACGATGACGATGACTTTGCAAAGAAGATGGGAGTCATGTATTCTTGA
- the LOC142532535 gene encoding zinc finger CCCH domain-containing protein 17-like isoform X1: protein MAGPSLAEEEAVKRNTDCVYFLASPLTCKKGSECEYRHSDIARVNPRDCWFWLHSNCLNPKCGFRHPPLDGLLSTQTPTPTGQPTTQSQNVTTSTSHIPNASNKQTVPCVFFQKGLCLKGHWCPFLHTPNSVNNKTSVVPGTASAAEPTTFKKALVGHEKFEHAKKVPHIDTVNSVKISEKAKPAVETEPTPHRNEFSMNRRIAHTSGVNDLLGYSVTSGNPFSGSERPHLPGELGAMNNKDVEEVSREPSPGFDVLVDDERRDSEYYPSEDHYGMPGEHEVGNEYDIDRADFNKIADNDGERFKDPHGYDLNELRKGRRALEQRRASSERVLGGSYFDRKPYARADSINQVEDLDLRHRLNKRKKVNGLRSVISHEHARERHVEERRYPGSNRDEQYVPLHENSLSSHFRGRIRLPGGSSPPSERDAILLGPDRSRLSPARTNFSSQQGRVQDRIKGRVDEDFHNGVKNHRGPHFRRDMVADITDFTGPKSLAELKNQKYPQPSGQHVTNHQSLGKRKHLMLDGNQQASVQQIGNDLSFDGPMPLEEILKRKRGETIETLSIKKSFNSDGITEENNEKEGNGMAKIPLTPDFVSSTFDNKTKAPVESNKDVYKPVSVDKTEDNSSTQQPVSSRIEAEDDINGVGQDGESDYEEVGGESFDMYDGENGDADGEYLDDDDDDFAKKMGVMYS, encoded by the exons GGAAGTGAATGCGAATATCGTCATAGTGACATTGCACGAGTAAATCCAAGGGACTGTTGGTTCTGGTTGCATAGTAATTGCTTAAATCCGAAGTGTGGATTTCGGCATCCG CCTCTTGATGGATTGCTGTCAACACAGACACCAACGCCCACTGGCCAACCCACAACTCAATCACAGAATGTTACAACATCAACTTCACACATTCCAAACGCCTCAAACAAACAAACAGTTCCCTGTGTGTTTTTCCAGAAAGGGCTTTGTTTAAAAGGTCATTGGTGTCCCTTTCTCCACACACCAAATTCGGTGAATAACAAAACCTCAGTGGTGCCAGGAACAGCCTCTGCTGCTGAACCCACAACTTTTAAGAAGGCTTTAGTTGGTCATGAAAAGTTTGAGCACGCTAAAAAGGTCCCACACATAGATACAGTTAATTCCGTCAAGATTTCCGAAAAGGCAAAAcctgctgttgaaacagaaccTACTCCCCATAGGAACGAGTTTTCAATGAATAGGAGAATAGCCCACACGTCAGGAGTCAATGATTTACTGGGGTATTCTGTCACCAGTGGAAACCCATTCAGTGGGTCCGAGCGTCCTCACTTACCAGGTGAACTTGGGGCCATGAACAATAAGGATGTAGAAGAGGTTTCAAGGGAGCCCTCTCCTGGATTTGATGTCCTTGTAGATGATGAGCGAAGAGATTCTGAATACTATCCCAGTGAAGATCATTATGGAATGCCAGGGGAACATGAAGTGGGGAATGAATATGACATCGATCGTGCTGATTTCAATAAGATTGCTGATAATGATGGTGAAAGATTTAAGGATCCTCATGGGTATGACTTAAATGAGCTCCGTAAGGGTCGGCGTGCTTTGGAGCAGCGGAGAGCTTCATCTGAGAGGGTGTTAGGGGGCTCTTATTTCGATAGGAAGCCATATGCTAGAGCTGATAGCATTAACCAGGTTGAAGATTTAGATTTAAGACATCGTTTAAATAAGCGTAAGAAGGTAAATGGTTTGAGGTCTGTCATTAGCCATGAACATGCCCGTGAGAGGCACGTGGAAGAGCGAAGATATCCAGGTTCCAATAGAGATGAGCAGTATGTTCCCTTGCATGAGAATTCCCTTAGCAGTCACTTTAGAGGAAGGATTAGGCTTCCTGGTGGATCATCTCCTCCGAGTGAGAGGGATGCAATTCTATTGGGTCCTGATCGCAGTAGGTTATCTCCGGCAAGGACAAATTTCTCTTCTCAGCAGGGAAGGGTCCAAGACAGGATAAAGGGGAGGGTCGACGAAGATTTCCATAATGGTGTGAAGAACCACCGTGGTCCGCACTTCAGAAGAGACATGGTTGCTGATATTACTGATTTTACTGGTCCAAAAAGTCTCGCAGAGTTGAAGAACCAAAAATATCCTCAACCTAGTGGACAGCATGTGACCAATCACCAATCACTTGGTAAACGAAAACATCTGATGCTAGATGGAAATCAACAAGCTAGCGTTCAACAAATTGGCAACGATCTTTCATTTGATGGGCCTATGCCCCTAGAAGAGATTTTAAAGCGGAAGAGAGGTGAAACTATTGAAACATTGAGTATAAAGAAATCATTCAACTCTGATGGTATCACTgaagaaaataatgaaaaagAAGGAAATGGCATGGCCAAAATCCCATTGACTCCAGATTTTGTTTCGTCTACATTTGACAATAAGACAAAAGCTCCTGTTGAGAGTAATAAGGATGTTTACAAGCCTGTATCAGTAGACAAAACAGAAGACAACTCTTCCACCCAGCAGCCTGTTTCGAGCAGGATAGAAGCTGAAGATGATATTAATGGTGTGGGTCAAGATGGGGAATCTGATTATGAGGAAGTGGGTGGGGAGAGCTTTGACATGTATGATGGTGAGAATGGAGATGCTGACGGGGAATACTTGGACGACGATGACGATGACTTTGCAAAGAAGATGGGAGTCATGTATTCTTGA